Sequence from the Natronomonas marina genome:
CGACTCGCCGGCAGGATGAACGGTGACCAGTCGCTCGACCGGTCTGTCGGCCTCGAGCGCCCGATAGAGCGCCCACGAGGAGTCCTTCCCGCCCGAAAAGAGGCTCACCCACGGGTCCATGCACCCGGTAGCCGACGGGAGGTGAAATGGCCGTCGGTTCGGTCACTCCGGGAGTTCGTCGAGCCCGGTCTCGGTCCCGTTCATCCGGGAGGCGAACGCGACGCCGAGCAGACTGACGAGGATGCCGGCCGCGACGTACACCGCCAGACGGGACCAAATCGAGAGGACGAACCCCTCGACCGAGACTGCGCCGAGCGTGACCGGCGGGACCGATATGGAGGCGAAGACGCCGGCACGCTCGAGGAAGTAGCCCGTGAAGCCGCGTACGACCAAGCCGATAGCGACGACCCCGAACGGCAGGTTCAGGAGTGCGCTGGAAACCCCTTGCTCGCCGAGCAGGGCGTCGATGAGGCGACCGGTCGCCGCCGCGAGTGCGGCCGCGGCGAACCAGGGGATGCTGGCGTAGATGAACCGGAGCCCGAGCAGGAGTTCACTCGTCGTCTCCATCCCGTTGGCACTGATTCCGCCGGCGAAGACGCCGATGAGCGCGAGCCCCGCACCGACGACGTAGGTGACGAGCGACACCTGCCCGGAGTAGAAGGCGTCCCGGACCCGACCCGGGAGCGTCGAGACGAAGTCGTCGATGCCGAGTCCCTTGTAGAGGAGGAAGGTACCGATGACGGCAGCGATGGCCGACAGCGCGACGGTCACGCTGTCGGCGAGGAGGAGCAACACCGGGAACGCCAGCAGGGCCGCACCGATGGGAACCAGCACGGTCCCCCGTAGCTCCTCATCGCCCAGGAACTGCTTCAGCAGGTAGTAGGTCGACTGGATGTCGTGGGACTGCCGGACGACGACGCGGTCGACGGCGTCGACGCGGACCCGGCTCTCGATTATCGGGACGAGCCGCTCGTCGCTGGCGGAGTCGGTGACGACGATGGCCGCATCGGGGGCGTACTCCTCGACGAGCTGGTCGGTCTGGCGGGCGACGGCGCGGTCGCTGTCGACGCCGTCACCGCCGCCGGAGACGACGGCGACGATGGATTCCTCACCCTCGTCCCGGAGGTCGCGGGCGACCCGGAGCGTCTCCAGCAGGCAGTTGACGCGGCTGTCCTCGGGGTCGTCGACCCCGACGTCGGTGACCAGCGCCTGGACTGCCTCCCAGCCGACGACGGGACTGACCGGACCGAGCCCGCCCTCTCGGTCGACACAGACCACCAGCGTGCTCACGGATACGTCTTCTCTCGAACGGATAAAAGCTTTCAGGCGTACGGCGGTGCCGGAGCCCGTCTACAGGCGGAAGCGGAACTCGCCGTCGGCGTCGGCGAACTGGCCGGCGATACCGGCACCGACGGCGTAGGCGACCCGCTCGGCGCCGCCCCGGAGCCGGGCGGCGACGCTTACGGTCGGCTCCAGTTCGGTCGTCTCGACCTCGGTGCCCAGCAGTTCCTCGAGTCGCTCCTCGACGTCCTCGCGTGGGCCGAGATCGTCGACGAGACCCATTTCGTGGGCCTCCTCGCCGAGGAACACCTTGGCTTCGGTCTCGCGGAGCGTCGCCTCCTCGATACCGCGACCCTCGGCGGCGGTCTCGACGAACTGGTCGTAGTAGTCGTCGACGATGCCCTGCAGGTACGCCCGCTCGTCCTCCTCGAGGTCGGTGAACGGGGACCCGGCCTCCTTGTACTCGCCAGCGGCGAGCTGTTCGTACTCCAGTCCGGCCTTCTCGAGCAGCTCCGAGGCAGTCAGCCGCGAGCCGCGAACGCCGATGGAGCCGACGATAGATCCCTCGCGGGCCCACAGTTCGTCGCAGCCGCTGGCTATCCAGTAGCCGCCACTGGCACAGACGTCGGTCGCGTAGGCCACCGTCGGCCCGTCGAACCGTTCGGCGGCGAGCCGGATGTCGTCGCTCGGGACGACGGCGCCGCCGGGGGTGTTCAGCCGGAGCAACAGCGCGTCGGCGTTCTCGTCGTCGTCGGCCCGCTCGAGAAGGTCGACGACGTCGTCGGCGTCGGGCCTGCCGGGCGAACCGGGCGGGAACCCGCCCGAGTCCCGGGTTATCGGCCCCTCGACGGCCACCTCCGCGACGTTGTACCCCGGCAGGACGTTCCGGGCGACGTTGCCGCCGATGCGGAGACCGACGAGTACGGTCCCAACGACCAGAAGGACGCCGAGCAACTCGGCGGTCGAGTCCGGCGTTCGAAAGAACAGTACCCATCCGACGACGGCCGCGATGGCCGCGACGAGAAGCGCGACAGCCGTCCGGGTCAGATCCCTCAGTTCGGTCATCGTGAGAGGGCAGACGGCCGGCTAGCTGTTAAGTGTGGCCGACCGGCACTGTGTCGCGGATACGGCGGCGAATCAGACCGCGGCGTCGTCCTCGGACATCCCGACGAGGAGCGACCCGGCGGCGAGGCCGAGTGCAGCCACACCGGCCAGCAGGTCCGGCACCGGCGTCTGCATGGTCCCAGCCGCGAGAATGACGATGCTACTGACGAGGAGGGCCGCCGCACCGATTCCGAGTTTGCGCACGTCCGTTGCCATGTTCGACCGTTGGTAATTTCTTCTCTTAAATCTCCCGGAATCGACGGATGCGCGTCGGTGTGACACACCGAATCCACCTGCCACACGAAGTGATAAGAGAAGCCATACCACAGTGTTCCCGAAAGGCGTATCCCCCTCTCACGCCACGTCGGTGATATGGAGCGTGGGCTCGACGCCCTGGAGACGATCGCCGACTACCAGTTCGGCCGCGGAGCGGGGGCGGCGCTGTTCGACGGGTCCGTCGAGATCCGGCGGACGAGTTCCGGTCGGCCCCAGCAGGTACTCGTCGACGGCGAGCGGGTCGTCTCCTACGGGACCGACGGCCGGTTCACGCTCGGGGCGGCCGGCGGCCGACGGCTCCAGCGGACGCTCGACCCCCCGGCCTACCGGGTGATCGTCGGCGACGACAGCGAACCGTTCGTCCGCGACGGGAAGAACGTCTTTGCGAAGTTCGTCCGGGAGGTCGACCTGGTCGTCCGTCCGGGCGACGAGGTGCTCGTCGAACACTACGACGGCGACCTGCTCGCCGTCGGGCGCGCGGAACTGTCCGCCGACGCTATGAGGGACTTCGAGACCGGAATGGCCGTCTCGGTCCGCGAAGGCGTACCCGGCGACCAGTAACGTCAGGCTTTTTGGCGCCTCATCCCCTCGGTCCGGGTATGTTCGGAGGAGGCGGCGGGATGAACCCGCGCAAGATGAAGCAGATGATGAACCAGATGGGTATCGACCTCACCGACATCGACGCCGAGGAGGTCATCATCCGCACCGAGGACACCGAGTACGTCTTCCACGACGCCGACGTCCAGCGGATGGACGCCCAGGGCCAGCAGACCTACCAGGTCGTCGGGGAACCCGACGAGCGGCCGCGAGGCGACGGCGAGACAATCGAGACGGACGACGACGACGGCGACGCCGACGCTGACGCCGGCGGCTCGGAGATTGCCGATCAGGACGTCGAAATCGTCGCCCAGCGGGCCGGCGTCTCCGAGTCCGAGGCGCGAGAGGCCCTCGAGGAGACCGGTGACCTCGCCGCTGCGGTCCAGCGCCTCGAGTCGGAGTGAGCGACCGACGAGTACTGCTCGTCCGGGGCAACCGGGAGTTCCTGCTGGAACCGGGCGAGACGCTGGAGTCCGACCTCGGCGTCCTCGAACTCCCCGAGGACGTCGAACCCGGAACGACCGTCGAGACGCATCTCGGCGAACCATTCGAGGTGCGCCGCCTCCGGGGGACGGACCTCTTCGACCACCTCGAGCGAACGGGCGCGCCGATGATGCCCCGCGACGTCGGTCTGGTGGTGGGGCACACCGGCCTGGCGGCGGGCGACAGCGTCCTCGACGCCGGGACCGGGACCGGCGTGCTCGCGGCGTACCTCGGCCGTCTCGGTGCCGAGGTGACCACCTACGAGCGGGACCCCGAGTTCGCCGAGGTGGCGCGGGCGAACATGGACCTGGCCGGTGTGACCGACCGCGTCGAGGTCCGGACCGGCGACCTGCTGGAGGCGCTGGACGACATCGAGAAGACGTTCGACCTCCTGACGCTGGACACCGCCGACGCGGCCGCCGTCGTCGAGCGCGCGCCCGACCTCCTCGAACCCGGCGGGTTCGTGGCGACGTACACGCCGTTCGTCGAGTCGGCCCGCGACTGCGTCGAGGCCGCACGCGAGGCCGGGCTCTCGTCGGTGGAGTCCCTGGAGACCATCCAGCGCGAGATGGAGTTCGACGACCGTGGCTCGCGCCCCTCGACGGCCGGCGTCGGTCACACCGGCTACCTGACGTTCGCCCGCTTTACTCCACGGCTCGAATGAGGTCCAGCAGTTCCGACTCGTAGGCGTCGGGGTCGGTCTCGACCCACTGCTGGAGCCCCGTCGTCGGGTAGGCGCCGCCGGCGACGTGGAAGTGGCCGTCGTGCCACACCACGACCGCCCCGAGGACGCCGACATCGGTGTCGTCGAGCGGGAGCCGCGCCCGGTGGGGCGTCATCCTCGCGCGGTGCTCGCCGAGCCGGACCGTCTCGGTGTCGCCGTGGGCGATGTCCTCGAAGCCCCGCTCGCGGAGTTCCTCGACGAAAGCCGCCTTCGACTCCCGGACGACGTAGGGCCGGGCGACGGAGGCCATCCCGAACCCCGGCGAGGGCGTGATGTCGAGCCGGGAGGCGAAGAAGAACCGCCAGACGCGGTCCTCGCCGCCGGCCGCCACGATACGCTCCCGGAGGTCCTCGTCCTCGTAGATCGCGGTGTGGCCGGTGACGGAGACGCCGAGCCCCTCGAACACCGTCTCGGCCTCCGTCCGCGAGAGCGTCCAGCCGGTCCCGGCGAGCCGCGACTCCGGGAGCGTAGGTGGGTCGGCTTCGCCCATACGTGGTCGTGACGGCGAGGGTAAGTCAATGCACCTGATGCGGAACTGTTGGCCAGGGCGAACCTGAGATTCGCTGGAAGGACGGGGATAGTCCCCGGACGCGACCGCAGGGAGTGTCCGGTAGCGCGCGCGGACTAACGCGCTCGACCGCAGGGAGAGCGCGGCAGGAGCACGCGCGCATATTTTCCCCACGTTTTTGCCGACCCCCTCGCGCAGCGAGAGGGTCGTGTAAAAAGTGGTTGCTAGTGATCGTCCTCGCGCCACTTGTGCTCGCACTCGGTGCAGGTGAAAAACCGGGTCTCGGACTCGTCGGCGGCCCGGATCTGCTTCATCTCGTAGCGGGCCCGGTCGTGGCCGCACTCGGGACAGCGAACCTCGGTCGTCGGGCCGATCTCCTCGTCGTCGACCTCGGACATGTCGACGGGACCGCTGTCGGTGTCCTGTCCTTCCGTCGTCGTCATCGCGCTCTCGGTGCCGGCGTCGCGGGCCTTCTCGAAGCCGCAGGAACGACAGACCCACACCCCGTCCTCGCCGTGCATCATCGAACCGCACTCGTCGCAAAACTCCATGTTCGTGTGTCAGGCCCCGCGCCGTACTTAAACGGCCGGGTTCGCCGCCGGTCGGCTTCGGAAGCGTGATGACAGGGGCGTCCCATCGGCCGATAATGTTCGGGACGGACCGCCGTGTGGTCGTCTTGGCGCTGGCCCGCATGGCCGACGCCGTCGCGAACTCGTTTCTCATCATCGTGTTGCCGCTGTACATCGGCAGCGGCGAACTGGTCGTGCCGCTGGAGGGTGCGACGGTGGCCGGCTACCCGCTGACCCTCGAGTTGCTCATCGGCTTCGCGCTGTCGCTTTTCGGCTTCCTCAACAGCTCCTTCCAGCCGCTGACGGGTCGGGTCTCCGACCGTACCGGTCGCCGGAAGGTGTTCATCCTGTTCGGACTGGCGGTGCTGTCGGTGACGGCCGTCGCCTACGCCTTCGTCGACACCTACGAGGCGCTGGTCGTCGTCCGGGCGATACAGGGCCTCGGCGGCGCGTTCGTCATCCCGACGACCATCGCGCTGGTGAACGACCTGGCCAGAAGCGACGCCCAGCGGGGCGGCAACTTCGGCGTGTTCAACACCTTCCGGCTTCTCGGGTTCGGGTTCGGTCCCATCGTCGCCGGACTCGTCGTCAGGGGCGGCCCCTACCGGCCGGGCGATCTCTTCCTGTCGGGATTCGACGCCGCCTTCGGCGTCGCCGTCTTCGGGGCGCTGGTCAGCTTCACGCTCGTACTCGTGCTCATCGACGAACCCGACATCACGACGGCCGACACCGGCGACGACCTCTCGGTTTCGGTCCGGGGCGACGAGCGCGAGCAGTTGCTCGACCCCGTCTTCGTTCTGGGGCTGGGCACCTTCTTCATGGCGGTCACCATCGCCCTGTACGCCACCCTGCAGGAGCCCATCAACGCCCGCCTCGGCCAGGGCCCGCTGTGGTTCGGCGTCCAGTTCGCCGCCGTCGTCATCGCCAACGTGGTCCTGCAGGTGCCCATCGGCCGCGCGGCCGACCGCCTCGGCCGCAAGCCGTTCCTCGTGGGTGGCCTGGTCCTTCTGGCCCCGGCCGTCCTCGCGCAGGGACTGGTCACCTCGCCGTGGACGATGCTCGTCGCCCGTCTTTTCCACGGTGTCTCGGTGGCGATGGTGTTCGCGCCGGGCCTGGCGGCCGCCGGCGACCTCGCCGAGGAGGGCAAGTCCGGGACGACGCTGTCCGTCCTGACGATGGCGTTCGGCTTCGGAACGGCCGTCGGCCCGCTGGCATCCGGGGTGTTGTTCGGCTACGGCTTCGTCGTCCCGTTCGCCTTCGGCGCCGTCCTCGCGGTCGCGGCGCTCGTCCTCGTGGCCACGCAGGTCGAGGAGACCCTCGACGGGGCCCGGTTTTCGACGTTCGTCCCGGGCGAAGACTGAACGCGACGGGGCCCCGGGCGCCCGAACGGATTTGAGCCCTCCACTCCACGATGGGGTGTGTACGACATCGAGCGGTACCTGAGCGTACGGAGCGCCTTCGGCGCCTCGTTCGGCCCGGAGGGGACGCTGGCGTTCCGCATGGACACGACGGGGACGCCGCAGGTGTGGACCGTCGAGGAACCCGGCGGCTGGCCCGACCAGCGGACCTTCTACGACGAACGGGTCACCTTCGCCTCCTTCTCGCCCGAGCGTCGGGAACTGGCCTTCGGGATGGACGAGGGCGGCGACGAGCGCCAGCAACTGTACCGGCTGGACCCCGACGGCACCGTCAGGAACCTCACGAGGGCGGACGCCAAGCACCGGTGGGGCGGGTGGAGCCACGACGGCGACCGGTTCGCGTTCGCCTCGAACCGCCGCGAGGAGGCCGTCTTCGACGTCTACGCCCAGGGCCGCGAGGAGACCGGCGACGACGCCGACCTGCTGCTCGAGGGCGACGGCTGGCTCTCGCTCGGCGGTTGGAGCCCCGACGACGACCGACTGCTCGTCCACGAGGCGTACTCCAGTTTCGACCACGACGTCTCCGCCCTCGACGTCGAGACGGGCGAGACGACACACCTGACCGACCACGGCGACGACGAGATTCGGTACAGTAGCCTCTCGTGGGGGCCGGACGGCGAGGGCGTCTACTGCTGTACGGACCTGGACGCCGACACGCTGTATCTCGCCCGCCTCGACGCCGAGAGCGGCGACATCGAGACCGTCGAGACGGGCGGGGAGTGGAACCTCGACGGCGTCGCCCTGGACGACGAGACCGGGCGGCTGGTCTACTCGCGGAACGTCGACGGCTACACCGAGTTGACGGTCGGCGAACTGGCGGGTGCGACCGAAATAGAGACCCACCCCGACCCGGACGTGCCGGCCGGCGTCGCCGGCGGCGTGAGTTTCGACGACGGCGCCGAGCGGTTCGCCCTCACCGTCACGACCGACACCGACAACACCAACGTCCACGTCGTCGACGTCGAGACGGGCGCGGCCGAGCGGTGGACCGACGCCTCGACGGCCGCGATTCCGCCGGAGACGTTCGTCGCCTCCGAGTCGGTCGGCTACGAGACGTTCGACGGCCGCGAAATCCCGGCGTTCTACGCGGTGCCGGACGACTCGCCGGATGGTAGAACGCCGGTCATCGTCGACGTCCACGGCGGTCCCGAGAGCCAGCGGCGGCCCTCCTTCTCGCCGCTGAAGCAGTACTTCCTCGCGCACGGCTACGCGGTCTTCGAGCCGAACGTCCGGGGGTCGACCGGCTACGGCCGCTCGTACACCCACCTCGACGATATCGAAAATCGGATGGACGCCGTCGCCGACCTGGAGGCCGCCGTCGAGTGGCTCCGCGACCGCCCCGAGGTCGACCCAGACCGCATCGTCGCCAAGGGCGGCTCCTACGGCGGGTTCATGGTGCTGGCGGCGCTCACGGAGTACCCCGAGTTGTGGGCCGCCGGCGTCGACATCGTCGGCATCGCCAACTTCGTCACCTTCCTCGAGAACACCGGCTCCTGGCGCCGAGAGCTACGGGAGGCGGAGTACGGCTCGCTGGCCGACGACCGGGAGTTCCTCGAGTCCATCTCGCCGATAAACAGCATCGAGAACATCGAGGCGCCGCTGTACGTGCTTCACGGGGCCAACGACCCTCGCGTCCCGGTCGGCGAGGCCGAACAGATCGCCGAGAAAGCCGCCGACCAGGGCGTCCCCGTCCGCAAGCGCATCTTCGAGGACGAGGGTCACGGCATCTCGAAGCTCGAAAACAGGATCGAGGCCTACGCCGACATCGTCGAGTTCCTCGACGAGCACGTCTGAGTCGCCCGGGGCCGCCACCGGTCCCGTTGGCCCACCCCGTCGGGGACGCCCCGAACCTATTCTGATAGCGTCCCCGGTTCGATGGGTAACATGATAGCGGGAGACGACAGGTAAATGGCGGACACACGGAGAGATACCGATGCTCGACGACCTCACGACCGCAGAGGGGACGAGCCTGTCAACCGACGCGGTGCCGTCGGAAACCCCCGTCGGGGCCGTGGGAATCCCGGGACTGGCCGCGGCGCTGCTCCGCCGGGTCGCGGCGGGTCTCCGGGCGGCCGCGTTCTGGACGGCGGCCCTGCTGCCGGCCGCGGTCCTCATGGGCCTGCTGGTGGAGCCGCTCGGCCGGCACCTCCCCGCGCTCGCGGGCGTGCTCGCGTTCGACGCCGTCTGTGCCCTCGTCGGTCACGGACACGCGCCCGGAGGCTGATTCCGACGGGACGGCGACCCCGACCGAACCGCAGCGCAGCGGTGGAACTCGCCCGTGGAAACCGCAGTTGACTCGACCACAAGATTATTGTTATGTCATAACATACCATACACCGTCGGAGGTGATGGGTTACGACACCGAACACCAGCCATCGAGCAGTATCGTCCAGTACCGTATCCCGTCCCGAACGGTCGCGTTCGAACCCCGAAAACCCTGTTGGCGCCGTCGGTATCCCGTCCCGGAGCCCCGCTTTCGAGCCCCGTGTCCGGTTCCGCTATCGCCGCCTGTTTTCGACCGCGTCGAGTACGCCGTCGGTGTCGAGCGTCCGCCTCGTAGTGGTGAGACGGCGCGATACTCGTGGCACCGGCCCGCACCGTGAATCGGCTACAGCCGACCGGGGCGAAGGCCGCTGGCGTACCTGTCGGCGAGCTCGCGGATGACGAGTCGGTCCCGCGGGTCGACGCCGAGGACGTCGAGGACAGCCACGTACAGGACCAGTCCGGCGAGGACGCCGACGGGGACGGCCGCTAACCCGGGAACGACGAGCCGAACCGCCCACATACCCGCGAGCGCGACGGTACCCGCCGCCACCGGGGTGAGAAAGGACCTATCGAAGGGCCACAGTCCCTCGAACCGACGCAACAGCAGGACCTGAATCCAGTTCTGGATGGCGATGGCGAGCGAGGTCCCGAGGGCCGCACCCGCGAGACCGAACCGGAGGACGAACGCGTACGTCAGCCCGACGTTGAGGGCCGCGAGCAGCCAGTCCAGCGCCATCCGTGCGTACTGGTGGTCGGTCATCATGAGGAGCCACCCCGTCGCGCCGACGGCACTCCCGACGAACACGCCCCCGAGGTAGACGACGAGCGGGACGTACCCCTGGGTGAACGTCGGGCCGAAGACGGCCAGCAACGCCCGTCCGTACACGAGGAGGACGGCCAGTATCGGGACGACCGTCGTGACGATCAGCCGCGTCACCGACGAGTAGACGGCGTCCAGCGTCTCGACCCGCCCGTCGGCGTGGAGGTCGGAGGCGACCGGTGGCAACAACTGATTGAACGACAGCAACGGTATCCAGGCGACGGTCACCAACACGAGAACCGCGTTGTAGACACCGGCAGCGGCGGCCGAAAGCAGCGCACCGACGAGGAGGACATCGATCCGGTTCTGGAAAATACTCCCGAGACTGCTCATGGCGACCGGTGCGGCGTGGTCGAAGAACCGTCGCGCCTCCCCTCGCGCGCCGCGAAACGTCGGCGTGATGCCCGTCGTCCGGGCGGCGAGCGGAACGACGGCGACCGCGAGTACCCCGGTACAGACGAGGATGCCGCCCGCGACCCCGACGACCGAGTAGCCAGCCCACAGCGCCGCGACCGCGCCGACGAGGCGGGCCGCCGGTCGGAGGAGTTTGTTGAACGTCACCTCGCCGCGGGCCGCGCCGACCGCCCGGAAGATGGCGGCACCGACCGTGACGACGCCGAGCAGGCCGACGAGGGCCCCAAAGACGCGCATCGTCGACACGAACGACGGCCGGCCCACGGTGAGGTCGTCGAGCCACGGTGCGGCGACCCAGATACCGGCGGCCATCAGGAGGCCGAACGTTACCGTCGTCGCGTAGGCCAGCCCCGCGACGACGGCACGCCGATCCGGGTCGTCACGGTAGGCCGGGAGATACCGCTGGAGTGTGGGGACGCTGCCGAACGTGACGAGCGTGGCGAGCAGCTGGGCGATGCGCCACGCCAGCGCGTAGACCCCGTACGCGGCGGGGCCGAGGCCGCGCGCGAGGACGACCTCCACCGCCGTCGTCAGGACGCGCTGCCCGGAGACGCCGGCAGAGGTGACGACGGCACCGTGAGCTATCCGTACCAGTGCTTCACGCTCCTCCTCGGGGACCGACTCCGCACGATCTCGACGCACTCATGTGGCGGTCCGGGTCTCCGTGTCAAAAATCGCGGGGTTTTCGCCGACCACGGCGACCGGATACAGCCGAGCGTCGACGGTTGTCCGGGTCGCGGCCGTCGTTTCGTCCCCCTACCGGGCGTTCTCGACTTCCTCGAGCGCCTCCGGGTTCTCGATCGAGGACATGTCGCCGAGGTCCTCGCCCGTGTAGGTGGCCTCGATGGCCCGCCGGATGATCTTGCCCGACTGCGTCTTGGGGAACTCGTCGACGAACAGCACCTCGCGGGGCCGGAACGGTTTGCCGTGCTCCTCGCCGACCTTCTCGCGCAGTTGCTCGCGCAGTTCGTCCGTCTCCTCGTAGCCCGGTTCCAGCACGACGTAGGTGACGACGGCCGTGCCGGTGGTGTCGTCGGGGACGCCGACGGCGGCGGCCTGGTTGACCGCCTCGTGTTCGATGAGAGCGCCCTCGATCTCGGCGGGCCCGACCTTCCGGCCGGCGACGTTCAGCGCGTCGTCGGCGCGACCGTGCAGGTACCAGAAGCCGTCTTCGTCCTTCTGGGCCCAGTCGCCGTGGTCCCACATCGGCGGGTCCTCGAAGCTCGACCAGTACTCGTGGAGGTACCGCTCGTCGCCGCTCCACAGCGACTTCGTCATCGAGGGACAGGAGTCCCGGGCGACGAGGTAGCCGCGCTCGTTGTCGTCCTTGATCGAGCGGCCCGTCTCGTCGACGATGTCGATGTCCATCCCGAGGCCGGGACCGCCCAGCGTGCAGGGCTTCAGCGGCTGGTTCGGCAGGGGCATCAGGAAGCAGCCGAATATCTCGGTGCCGCCGGAGATGTTGATGATGGGGGTGTCGCCGCCGCCGACCTCCTCGTAGAACCACATCCAGGATTCGGGGTCCCACGGCTCGCCGGTGGAGCCCAGCAGCCGGAGCGAGGAGAGGTCGTGGCCATCGACCCACTCGTCGCCCTGCTTGCGGAGCGCGCGGATGGCGGTCGGGGAGATCCCGAACTGGGTGACGTCGTGGCGGTCGATCAGCTTCCAGAACCGGTCGGGCTCGGGGTGGTCCGGCGCGCCCTCGTACATCACCATCGTCCCGCCGAAGGTGTGGGTACCGATGAGCGTCCACGGCCCCATCATCCAGCCGACATCCGACACCCAGAAGAACCGGTCGGAGGGCTTGAGGTCGAAGCCGAAGTACACCTCCTTTGCGGCCTGCATCTGGGCACCGGCGTGGGTGTGGACGATGCCCTTCGGCGTGCCGGTCGTGCCCGACGAATAGAGGAGCATCGACTCGTCCGAGGCGTCGAGTTCCTTCGTCTCGTAGTCGTCGTCGGCCTCGGCGACGGAGTCCGACCAGTAGACGTCCCGGCCGTCGGTCATGTCGGGGTCGCCGTCCTCGAAGCGCCGGTAGACGACCACGTCGGTCACGTCGTGGTCGGCCTCGTCGATGGCCTCGTCGGCGGTGTCCTTCAGGGTGACCTGCGAGCCGCGCCGATAGAAGCCGTCGGCGGTGAACAGCACGTCGGCCTCGGGGTCCTCGATGCGGGTGGCGGTTGCCTCGACGCCGAACCCGGAGAAGATGGGAACCGCGATGGCGCCGGCCTTGAAACAGCCGTAGAGGATGGAGATGACCTCCGGCACCATCGGCATGTACAGCGCGACGGTGTCGCCGGTCTCGACGCCGACCGACTCGAGGTAGCTGGCCACCTGGTTCGACGTGCGGGCGAGTTCGTGGTAGGTGAAGTCCCGCGTCTCGCCGTCCTCGCCCTCCCAGATGCAGGCGACCTTGTTGCGGCGCTCCTCGTCGCGGGCCGCGTGGCGGTCGACGGTGTTGTGGGCGACGTTCAACTCGCCGCCGGGGTACCAGTCCGTGAACTGCGGGCCGTCGGTGTCGTCCCGGACCGCGTCGTAGGGCTCGTACCACTCGATTCCCAGGTAGTCGGGGAGTTCGTCCCAGAACCACTCCACCTCCGACGTCGTCCGCTCGATAAGTTCCTCGTAGTCGTCGATGC
This genomic interval carries:
- a CDS encoding DUF373 family protein gives rise to the protein MSTLVVCVDREGGLGPVSPVVGWEAVQALVTDVGVDDPEDSRVNCLLETLRVARDLRDEGEESIVAVVSGGGDGVDSDRAVARQTDQLVEEYAPDAAIVVTDSASDERLVPIIESRVRVDAVDRVVVRQSHDIQSTYYLLKQFLGDEELRGTVLVPIGAALLAFPVLLLLADSVTVALSAIAAVIGTFLLYKGLGIDDFVSTLPGRVRDAFYSGQVSLVTYVVGAGLALIGVFAGGISANGMETTSELLLGLRFIYASIPWFAAAALAAATGRLIDALLGEQGVSSALLNLPFGVVAIGLVVRGFTGYFLERAGVFASISVPPVTLGAVSVEGFVLSIWSRLAVYVAAGILVSLLGVAFASRMNGTETGLDELPE
- the sppA gene encoding signal peptide peptidase SppA, with product MTELRDLTRTAVALLVAAIAAVVGWVLFFRTPDSTAELLGVLLVVGTVLVGLRIGGNVARNVLPGYNVAEVAVEGPITRDSGGFPPGSPGRPDADDVVDLLERADDDENADALLLRLNTPGGAVVPSDDIRLAAERFDGPTVAYATDVCASGGYWIASGCDELWAREGSIVGSIGVRGSRLTASELLEKAGLEYEQLAAGEYKEAGSPFTDLEEDERAYLQGIVDDYYDQFVETAAEGRGIEEATLRETEAKVFLGEEAHEMGLVDDLGPREDVEERLEELLGTEVETTELEPTVSVAARLRGGAERVAYAVGAGIAGQFADADGEFRFRL
- a CDS encoding PUA domain-containing protein, with protein sequence MERGLDALETIADYQFGRGAGAALFDGSVEIRRTSSGRPQQVLVDGERVVSYGTDGRFTLGAAGGRRLQRTLDPPAYRVIVGDDSEPFVRDGKNVFAKFVREVDLVVRPGDEVLVEHYDGDLLAVGRAELSADAMRDFETGMAVSVREGVPGDQ
- a CDS encoding nascent polypeptide-associated complex protein, translated to MFGGGGGMNPRKMKQMMNQMGIDLTDIDAEEVIIRTEDTEYVFHDADVQRMDAQGQQTYQVVGEPDERPRGDGETIETDDDDGDADADAGGSEIADQDVEIVAQRAGVSESEAREALEETGDLAAAVQRLESE
- a CDS encoding methyltransferase domain-containing protein, producing the protein MSDRRVLLVRGNREFLLEPGETLESDLGVLELPEDVEPGTTVETHLGEPFEVRRLRGTDLFDHLERTGAPMMPRDVGLVVGHTGLAAGDSVLDAGTGTGVLAAYLGRLGAEVTTYERDPEFAEVARANMDLAGVTDRVEVRTGDLLEALDDIEKTFDLLTLDTADAAAVVERAPDLLEPGGFVATYTPFVESARDCVEAAREAGLSSVESLETIQREMEFDDRGSRPSTAGVGHTGYLTFARFTPRLE
- a CDS encoding transcription factor S, which produces MEFCDECGSMMHGEDGVWVCRSCGFEKARDAGTESAMTTTEGQDTDSGPVDMSEVDDEEIGPTTEVRCPECGHDRARYEMKQIRAADESETRFFTCTECEHKWREDDH
- a CDS encoding MFS transporter → MFGTDRRVVVLALARMADAVANSFLIIVLPLYIGSGELVVPLEGATVAGYPLTLELLIGFALSLFGFLNSSFQPLTGRVSDRTGRRKVFILFGLAVLSVTAVAYAFVDTYEALVVVRAIQGLGGAFVIPTTIALVNDLARSDAQRGGNFGVFNTFRLLGFGFGPIVAGLVVRGGPYRPGDLFLSGFDAAFGVAVFGALVSFTLVLVLIDEPDITTADTGDDLSVSVRGDEREQLLDPVFVLGLGTFFMAVTIALYATLQEPINARLGQGPLWFGVQFAAVVIANVVLQVPIGRAADRLGRKPFLVGGLVLLAPAVLAQGLVTSPWTMLVARLFHGVSVAMVFAPGLAAAGDLAEEGKSGTTLSVLTMAFGFGTAVGPLASGVLFGYGFVVPFAFGAVLAVAALVLVATQVEETLDGARFSTFVPGED
- a CDS encoding S9 family peptidase, with translation MYDIERYLSVRSAFGASFGPEGTLAFRMDTTGTPQVWTVEEPGGWPDQRTFYDERVTFASFSPERRELAFGMDEGGDERQQLYRLDPDGTVRNLTRADAKHRWGGWSHDGDRFAFASNRREEAVFDVYAQGREETGDDADLLLEGDGWLSLGGWSPDDDRLLVHEAYSSFDHDVSALDVETGETTHLTDHGDDEIRYSSLSWGPDGEGVYCCTDLDADTLYLARLDAESGDIETVETGGEWNLDGVALDDETGRLVYSRNVDGYTELTVGELAGATEIETHPDPDVPAGVAGGVSFDDGAERFALTVTTDTDNTNVHVVDVETGAAERWTDASTAAIPPETFVASESVGYETFDGREIPAFYAVPDDSPDGRTPVIVDVHGGPESQRRPSFSPLKQYFLAHGYAVFEPNVRGSTGYGRSYTHLDDIENRMDAVADLEAAVEWLRDRPEVDPDRIVAKGGSYGGFMVLAALTEYPELWAAGVDIVGIANFVTFLENTGSWRRELREAEYGSLADDREFLESISPINSIENIEAPLYVLHGANDPRVPVGEAEQIAEKAADQGVPVRKRIFEDEGHGISKLENRIEAYADIVEFLDEHV